One Myxococcus stipitatus DNA segment encodes these proteins:
- a CDS encoding cytochrome c family protein yields MRPVLLAALAGVVLTGCMRKDPPPRPPEAEAGTPATSASSATGAILFLSADTQGYLGPCGCSENMRGGIARAAFQVREARKGALPVLYVDGGNSLFGEATLKPGQVPQEELKAKALADAMRMMGLAARATGPLDDTRGAGFREGLGLPEVAPGAVKLVAAGPRKVGVVAADTAEQLVATSARARAEGADFVLALVDLPLEEAQKVADTPGLAADLLVATRSATELAGEQNRLVRSAVPVVAPQSKGRSLVRVDLAYAPQPGRFTFQKGQGDTDREVAALEQRAALLDKEINLPGIDPQLKALKQAKRDELVARKQALLTTPPATTPDVNGFTVRFVPLESGLPSLPEAQSLVAKYDAEVGKLNLAWAKEHGQDCPAPAPGKAAFVGNEPCRTCHEDAFPMWEKSKHHHAWETLEEVGKQFHLNCVGCHVTGWEQPGGVCRLDKVAGREDVGCESCHGPGSLHADEPSTDNIVAAPGEALCVTCHNPENSPHFDFATYLPRILGPGHGQPVAAPSKGKPADGPKPGGR; encoded by the coding sequence ATGCGCCCCGTCCTGCTCGCCGCCCTCGCGGGCGTGGTGCTCACCGGGTGCATGCGCAAGGATCCACCCCCCCGCCCCCCCGAGGCCGAGGCGGGCACCCCGGCGACCAGCGCCTCCTCGGCGACCGGCGCCATCCTCTTCCTCTCCGCGGATACCCAGGGCTATCTCGGCCCCTGTGGCTGCAGCGAGAACATGCGCGGTGGCATCGCGCGCGCGGCGTTCCAGGTGCGGGAGGCGCGCAAGGGCGCCCTGCCCGTCCTCTATGTCGACGGCGGCAACAGCCTCTTCGGCGAGGCGACCCTCAAGCCGGGCCAGGTCCCCCAGGAGGAGCTGAAGGCGAAGGCGTTGGCGGACGCGATGCGGATGATGGGGCTGGCCGCGCGCGCCACCGGTCCCCTCGACGACACGCGCGGCGCCGGCTTCCGGGAGGGGCTCGGGCTGCCGGAGGTCGCCCCGGGCGCGGTGAAGCTCGTCGCCGCGGGCCCCCGGAAGGTGGGCGTCGTCGCGGCGGACACGGCGGAGCAGCTGGTGGCCACCAGCGCCCGCGCCCGCGCGGAGGGCGCCGACTTCGTCCTGGCGCTGGTGGACCTGCCACTGGAGGAGGCCCAGAAGGTGGCGGACACGCCGGGCCTGGCGGCGGACCTGCTCGTGGCGACCCGCTCGGCGACAGAGCTCGCGGGCGAGCAGAACCGGCTGGTGCGCTCCGCGGTGCCGGTGGTTGCGCCCCAGAGCAAGGGGCGCTCGCTGGTCCGCGTGGACCTGGCCTACGCGCCCCAGCCAGGCCGCTTCACGTTCCAGAAGGGTCAGGGCGACACGGACCGCGAGGTCGCGGCGCTGGAGCAGCGCGCCGCGCTGCTGGACAAGGAGATCAACCTCCCGGGCATCGACCCACAGCTCAAGGCCCTCAAGCAGGCCAAGCGCGACGAGCTGGTGGCGCGCAAGCAGGCCCTGCTGACCACGCCGCCCGCGACGACGCCCGACGTGAACGGCTTCACCGTGCGCTTCGTCCCGCTGGAGTCGGGGCTGCCGTCGCTGCCGGAGGCCCAATCGCTGGTGGCGAAGTACGACGCGGAGGTGGGCAAGCTCAACCTCGCGTGGGCGAAGGAGCATGGACAGGACTGCCCCGCGCCCGCGCCGGGCAAGGCGGCCTTCGTCGGCAACGAGCCGTGCCGCACCTGCCACGAGGACGCCTTCCCCATGTGGGAGAAGTCGAAGCACCACCACGCGTGGGAGACGCTGGAGGAGGTGGGCAAGCAGTTCCACCTCAACTGCGTGGGGTGCCACGTCACCGGGTGGGAGCAGCCCGGCGGCGTGTGCCGCCTCGACAAGGTGGCGGGGCGCGAGGACGTGGGCTGCGAGAGCTGCCACGGCCCCGGCTCCCTGCACGCGGACGAGCCGAGCACCGACAACATCGTCGCCGCGCCCGGCGAGGCCCTCTGCGTCACCTGCCACAACCCGGAGAACTCGCCCCACTTCGACTTCGCGACGTACCTGCCGCGAATCCTGGGGCCGGGGCACGGACAGCCCGTGGCCGCCCCGTCGAAGGGCAAGCCAGCGGACGGCCCGAAGCCCGGCGGACGGTGA
- a CDS encoding response regulator produces MSEKRRILLIDDSEITLAMEKAVLEARGYEVVATSTLMEFEKTLQSWRPDLILTDIHMPEAKGTDICRTLKNEYGTQDIPIVLFSSLPDDELSKLAEQVGADGSLSKVNGLEAMGEKIDELVQSILW; encoded by the coding sequence GTGTCCGAGAAGCGAAGAATCCTCCTGATTGACGACAGCGAAATCACGCTGGCCATGGAGAAGGCCGTGCTGGAGGCGCGCGGCTATGAGGTCGTCGCCACCTCCACGCTCATGGAGTTCGAGAAGACGCTCCAGAGCTGGCGGCCGGACCTCATCCTCACGGACATCCACATGCCCGAGGCCAAGGGCACCGACATCTGCCGCACCTTGAAGAACGAATACGGCACGCAGGACATCCCCATCGTGCTGTTCTCCAGCCTGCCCGACGACGAGCTGTCCAAGCTGGCCGAGCAGGTGGGCGCCGACGGCTCCCTGTCGAAGGTGAACGGGCTGGAGGCCATGGGCGAGAAGATCGACGAACTGGTGCAGAGCATCCTCTGGTGA
- a CDS encoding mechanosensitive ion channel family protein: MMHRDSRAWVALLLVWSALWAVPAGALNGGLAMPANPVDRQTPHATVQGFLSAAHRGDYATAEHYLDLDFIPRDQQAERGFQLARRLKFVLDRKLAIDLSSVNKTPEGDPADPRYDQLGVITLEGASVPIRLQRVSQAGEHVWVFSEPTVKMVDALFEAYGPRVAEWLPPVFFSGTVLGLEPWQWLGVLVTLVGALGLAMVLERVALAFGLRLARWTRVNLDDQMVAAGRGPLRLPFFAILLAAGTSFLLLPRPMQTLFNRVSYSLLIVSVAWFILRFLRVFSTFVQTRVSSETRDPARARSLRTQFAVLRAVFEAATYVVAAALLLMQFEVVRNVGVSLLASAGIAGLVLGLAAQKSISTLLAGIQLSITQPVRIGDQVVVETEFGTVEEITLTYVVLRVWDQRRMIIPITYFLDKPFQNWSKSSPELLGAVTLQVDYSTDIDALRAELSRILEQDSRGLWDRRLQTVVVLEAQDRTLTVRALVSAANPDKLFELRCLVRERLVAFLRQRPQWLPFTRTESRTAPQPVSPAPEEIPPESQGLGPRS; this comes from the coding sequence ATGATGCACCGAGACAGCCGGGCCTGGGTGGCCCTCCTCCTGGTCTGGAGCGCCCTGTGGGCCGTGCCCGCCGGGGCCCTCAATGGCGGGCTGGCCATGCCGGCCAACCCGGTGGACCGGCAGACGCCCCACGCCACCGTGCAGGGCTTCCTGTCCGCCGCGCATCGGGGCGACTACGCCACCGCCGAGCACTACCTCGACCTGGACTTCATCCCCCGGGACCAGCAGGCCGAGCGGGGCTTCCAGCTGGCGCGCCGGCTCAAGTTCGTGCTGGACCGCAAGCTGGCCATCGACCTGTCGTCGGTGAACAAGACGCCGGAGGGGGATCCGGCGGACCCGCGCTACGACCAGCTCGGCGTCATCACCCTGGAGGGCGCCAGCGTCCCCATCCGCCTGCAGCGCGTGTCGCAGGCCGGGGAACACGTCTGGGTCTTCAGCGAACCCACCGTGAAGATGGTGGACGCGCTCTTCGAGGCGTACGGGCCCCGCGTGGCGGAGTGGCTGCCGCCCGTCTTCTTCTCCGGGACGGTGCTGGGGCTGGAGCCGTGGCAGTGGCTGGGGGTCCTGGTGACGCTGGTGGGCGCGCTGGGACTGGCGATGGTGCTGGAGCGCGTGGCGCTGGCCTTCGGGCTGCGGCTGGCGCGCTGGACGCGCGTCAACCTGGACGATCAGATGGTGGCCGCGGGCCGGGGGCCGCTGCGGCTGCCCTTCTTCGCCATCCTGCTGGCGGCGGGCACGTCGTTCCTGCTGCTGCCCCGGCCGATGCAGACGCTGTTCAACCGGGTGAGCTACTCGCTGCTCATCGTCTCGGTGGCGTGGTTCATCCTGCGCTTCCTGCGGGTGTTCTCCACCTTCGTGCAGACCCGGGTGTCCTCGGAGACGCGGGACCCGGCGCGCGCCCGCTCGCTGCGCACCCAGTTCGCGGTGCTTCGCGCCGTCTTCGAGGCGGCGACGTACGTGGTGGCCGCGGCGCTGCTCCTCATGCAGTTCGAGGTGGTGCGCAACGTGGGCGTGTCGCTGCTGGCCTCCGCCGGCATCGCCGGCCTGGTGCTCGGCCTGGCGGCGCAGAAGTCCATCTCCACGTTGCTGGCCGGCATCCAGCTGTCCATCACCCAGCCGGTGCGCATCGGCGACCAGGTGGTGGTGGAGACCGAGTTCGGCACCGTGGAGGAAATCACCCTGACGTACGTGGTGCTGCGCGTCTGGGACCAGCGGCGGATGATCATCCCCATCACCTACTTCCTCGACAAGCCGTTCCAGAACTGGAGCAAGTCGAGCCCGGAGCTGCTCGGCGCCGTCACCCTCCAGGTGGACTACTCCACGGACATCGACGCCCTGCGCGCCGAGCTCTCGCGCATCCTGGAGCAGGACTCGCGGGGCCTGTGGGACCGGCGGCTCCAGACGGTCGTGGTGCTGGAGGCCCAGGACCGCACCCTCACCGTGCGCGCCCTGGTGAGCGCCGCCAACCCCGACAAGCTCTTCGAGCTGCGCTGCCTCGTGCGCGAGCGCCTGGTCGCCTTCCTGCGCCAGCGGCCCCAGTGGCTGCCCTTCACCCGCACCGAGTCAAGAACCGCGCCCCAGCCCGTTTCTCCTGCGCCCGAGGAAATTCCGCCGGAATCCCAGGGCCTGGGACCCCGCTCATGA
- the lpoB gene encoding penicillin-binding protein activator LpoB, with protein MKTHRLILSACLALSLAACGGPRAFTRGTYEDPNEIEMLSDQFNENDLQLIAKKMAESLAGSPRFSQPRPDGSLPIVLVGKLKNSTSEHIDMRSLGDKIQTALAQTGRFAMVDQAARQDIAEEYEYQNSGYVNPNAAKGPGQQVSVDFLMTGDLASIIQEVGRDKLVYYKMTAKLSNVRTGLIEWTDEKQLRKKFEKRGVSW; from the coding sequence ATGAAGACCCATCGTCTGATTCTGTCCGCCTGCCTCGCCCTGTCGCTCGCCGCGTGCGGGGGCCCGCGCGCGTTCACCCGCGGCACCTACGAGGACCCGAACGAAATCGAGATGCTGTCGGACCAGTTCAACGAGAACGACCTGCAGCTCATCGCCAAGAAGATGGCGGAGTCGCTGGCGGGCTCGCCTCGCTTCAGCCAGCCGCGTCCGGACGGCTCGCTGCCCATCGTCCTGGTGGGCAAGCTGAAGAACAGCACTTCCGAGCACATCGACATGCGCTCGCTGGGGGACAAGATCCAGACGGCGCTGGCGCAGACGGGCCGCTTCGCGATGGTGGACCAGGCCGCGCGCCAGGACATCGCCGAGGAGTACGAGTACCAGAACTCCGGCTATGTGAACCCGAACGCCGCCAAGGGTCCGGGCCAGCAGGTCTCCGTGGACTTCCTGATGACGGGGGACCTGGCCTCCATCATCCAGGAGGTCGGCCGGGACAAGCTCGTGTACTACAAGATGACGGCCAAGCTCAGCAACGTGCGCACCGGCCTCATCGAGTGGACGGACGAGAAGCAGCTGCGCAAGAAGTTCGAGAAGCGCGGGGTGAGCTGGTAG
- a CDS encoding COG3014 family protein: MTSAHRSGARPRGWSALALVSVLLLSGCAGDYVARTRGVRAAYQSEDYPQALEVLDAVAREGTEKDQLLILLDRGMVLHTAGRWAESNAVLEEAEKLSAQLDYVSVTEEAGALLSNERQRAYRGEDFEKLMISVVQALNYAKLGDDEAAMVEVRQVNERLQKMVMDEKKPYEQLAIARYLGGVIREDQHDWDSAFIDYAKAYELAPGMGALVEPLLRLAKQTGRDDTYRELVEKFPDVPHTPLTAGEGQVVVVVEAGLSPEKQRASREYGGGGGLIEVPVYRDRGGAPVVSVQLGEARARAVTVTSLANVARLHLDTRIGGMLAKQLAGVALKAGVAAGVGALTKSEEVGALAFLLLNAANAPDLRSWLSLPAEFQVARFRVAPGSHTVRVVAGGRETVHPVEVQAGRVELLVVRRY, translated from the coding sequence ATGACCTCCGCCCACCGCTCCGGAGCGCGCCCCCGAGGCTGGAGCGCGCTCGCGCTGGTGAGCGTGCTCCTCCTGTCGGGCTGCGCGGGTGACTACGTGGCGCGCACGCGAGGAGTGCGCGCCGCGTATCAGTCCGAGGACTATCCGCAGGCCCTGGAGGTGCTGGATGCCGTGGCCCGAGAGGGCACGGAGAAGGACCAGCTCCTGATACTGCTCGACCGGGGCATGGTGCTGCACACCGCCGGCCGGTGGGCGGAGAGCAACGCCGTGCTCGAGGAGGCGGAGAAGCTCAGCGCCCAGCTCGACTACGTCTCCGTCACCGAGGAGGCGGGGGCGCTGCTCTCCAACGAGCGCCAGCGCGCCTACCGGGGGGAGGACTTCGAGAAGCTGATGATCTCCGTCGTCCAGGCGCTCAACTACGCGAAGCTGGGCGACGACGAGGCGGCCATGGTGGAGGTGCGCCAGGTCAACGAGCGCCTCCAGAAGATGGTGATGGACGAGAAGAAGCCCTACGAGCAGCTCGCCATCGCCCGCTACCTCGGAGGCGTCATCCGCGAGGACCAGCACGACTGGGACTCGGCCTTCATCGACTACGCGAAGGCGTACGAGCTGGCGCCGGGGATGGGCGCGCTCGTGGAGCCGCTGCTGCGGCTGGCGAAGCAGACGGGCCGCGACGACACCTATCGCGAGCTCGTGGAGAAGTTCCCGGACGTCCCCCACACGCCGCTCACCGCGGGGGAGGGGCAGGTCGTCGTGGTGGTGGAGGCGGGCCTGTCCCCGGAGAAGCAACGCGCCTCGCGCGAATACGGCGGGGGGGGCGGCCTCATCGAGGTCCCCGTCTACCGCGACCGTGGCGGCGCCCCGGTGGTGAGCGTCCAGCTGGGAGAGGCGCGGGCGCGGGCGGTGACGGTGACGTCCCTGGCGAACGTCGCGCGGCTGCATCTGGACACCCGCATCGGGGGCATGCTGGCCAAGCAGCTGGCGGGCGTCGCGTTGAAGGCGGGCGTGGCCGCGGGCGTGGGCGCCCTCACGAAGAGCGAGGAGGTGGGCGCGCTCGCCTTCCTGCTGCTCAACGCCGCCAACGCCCCAGACCTGCGCTCCTGGCTTTCCCTGCCGGCGGAGTTCCAGGTGGCCCGCTTCCGGGTGGCGCCAGGGAGCCACACCGTGCGTGTGGTGGCGGGAGGTCGGGAGACGGTGCACCCGGTGGAAGTCCAGGCGGGAAGGGTGGAGCTGTTGGTGGTGCGGCGCTATTAA
- a CDS encoding ZIP family metal transporter yields MSVLATTALYSLIIVIGALLGAVAVVWNERATHMVRFLAFAAGVMLGAAFFHMLPEAYAGGGWWAFALMPAGFVFLLVLERYLVAHAGEDLPGDHMSGHGRSAQQAGQVLGLTAFLGLSTHTLFDGIALGSAVEEGVGLMALLAIVAHKVPSALSLASILKSEGRSRGGILLLSALYGAMVPAGALLYFVFDAMLHFESLAPKALSFSAGTFLYIAVSDLLPHVHRHGKDQPGRNVLALFVGLALMFLLARWVGHPGHPGH; encoded by the coding sequence ATGTCGGTCCTGGCCACGACGGCCCTCTACTCCCTCATCATCGTCATCGGCGCGCTGCTGGGCGCGGTGGCCGTCGTGTGGAACGAGCGCGCCACGCACATGGTGCGCTTCCTGGCCTTCGCCGCGGGCGTGATGCTGGGCGCCGCGTTCTTCCACATGCTGCCGGAGGCGTACGCCGGCGGCGGGTGGTGGGCCTTCGCGTTGATGCCCGCGGGCTTCGTCTTCCTGCTGGTGCTCGAGCGCTACCTCGTGGCGCACGCGGGCGAGGACCTGCCCGGGGACCACATGTCCGGCCACGGGCGGTCCGCGCAGCAGGCGGGGCAGGTGCTCGGGCTCACCGCGTTCCTCGGGTTGTCGACGCACACGCTGTTCGACGGCATCGCCCTGGGCTCGGCGGTGGAGGAGGGCGTGGGGTTGATGGCGCTGCTGGCCATCGTCGCCCACAAGGTGCCCTCCGCGCTGTCGCTGGCGTCCATCCTCAAGTCGGAGGGGCGCTCGCGCGGCGGCATCCTGCTGCTCTCCGCGCTCTATGGGGCGATGGTGCCCGCGGGCGCGCTGCTGTACTTCGTCTTCGACGCGATGCTGCACTTCGAGAGCCTGGCGCCCAAGGCGCTGTCCTTCTCCGCGGGGACGTTCCTCTACATCGCCGTGTCGGACCTGCTGCCGCACGTGCACCGGCACGGCAAGGACCAGCCGGGGCGCAACGTGCTGGCGCTCTTCGTGGGCCTGGCCCTGATGTTCCTGCTGGCGCGCTGGGTGGGGCACCCGGGGCACCCCGGCCACTGA
- a CDS encoding CBS domain-containing protein → MLTVGDLMTRDVITLDEADDLLRGDDLLKLNHIRHLPVVREGRLVGLVSHRDLIRALARQAGAPRFEPVSVTSIMSRDVVTVRPDLSVQDAIYKLLDHRFGCLPVVDTGGRLVGIITEADFMRMAVRLLESAEARRGESMGASAP, encoded by the coding sequence ATGCTCACCGTGGGAGACCTGATGACCCGCGACGTCATCACGCTGGACGAAGCGGATGACCTGTTGCGCGGCGATGACTTGTTGAAGCTCAACCACATCCGGCACCTGCCGGTGGTGCGCGAGGGCCGGCTGGTGGGGCTGGTCAGCCACCGCGACCTCATCCGCGCCCTGGCCCGGCAGGCGGGCGCGCCTCGCTTCGAGCCGGTGTCCGTCACGTCCATCATGTCCCGGGACGTGGTGACGGTGAGGCCGGACCTCTCCGTCCAGGACGCCATCTACAAGCTGCTGGACCACCGCTTCGGCTGCCTGCCCGTCGTCGACACGGGAGGCCGGCTGGTGGGCATCATCACCGAGGCGGACTTCATGCGCATGGCCGTCCGGCTGCTGGAGTCCGCCGAGGCGCGACGGGGCGAATCCATGGGGGCTTCCGCCCCGTGA